One window of the Carnobacterium maltaromaticum DSM 20342 genome contains the following:
- the mutM gene encoding DNA-formamidopyrimidine glycosylase, which produces MPELPEVETVRKGLTNLVEGATIQDVDVYWDRIITAPFSSEAFRNDLLGQTIHKIERRGKYLIFLMDDWAMISHLRMEGKYEVEKTGTPLKKHTHVVFHLTDGRDLRYLDVRKFGRMTLVPIGTEHEAPGIKGLGPEPIPELFKLEPFSVAIGSKSRAIKPLLLEQKIVVGLGNIYVDEALFEAKIHPLRPANSLTSIEIKNLHHSIIGVLGRAVEAGGTTIRTYQNALGEAGSFQVDLLVYGKTGEPCVNCGQPIQKIKVAQRGTHFCSHCQTLTERNSRPQH; this is translated from the coding sequence ATGCCAGAATTACCAGAAGTTGAAACTGTTCGAAAAGGTTTGACTAATCTAGTTGAAGGAGCAACAATACAAGACGTTGATGTTTATTGGGATCGTATTATTACTGCACCTTTTTCAAGTGAAGCTTTTCGAAATGATTTATTAGGACAAACTATTCATAAAATTGAACGTCGTGGCAAATATTTAATTTTTTTAATGGACGATTGGGCAATGATTTCACATTTAAGAATGGAAGGAAAGTATGAAGTTGAAAAAACGGGAACTCCATTAAAAAAACATACTCATGTTGTCTTTCATTTGACTGACGGGAGGGATTTACGTTATTTAGATGTGAGGAAATTTGGTCGAATGACATTAGTTCCAATTGGAACAGAGCATGAAGCACCAGGAATCAAAGGCTTAGGTCCAGAACCAATTCCAGAGTTATTCAAATTAGAGCCATTTAGTGTAGCGATAGGAAGTAAATCAAGAGCGATAAAACCATTATTACTAGAACAAAAAATAGTTGTAGGATTAGGCAATATTTATGTTGATGAAGCTTTATTTGAAGCGAAAATTCATCCCTTAAGACCGGCTAATTCGTTAACGTCCATAGAGATTAAGAATTTGCATCACTCAATTATTGGTGTTCTTGGTAGAGCTGTTGAAGCTGGTGGAACGACGATTCGAACGTATCAAAATGCTTTAGGTGAGGCTGGAAGTTTCCAAGTGGATTTGTTGGTTTATGGAAAGACTGGGGAACCTTGTGTGAATTGTGGTCAACCAATTCAAAAAATAAAAGTGGCGCAACGAGGCACGCATTTCTGTAGTCATTGCCAAACTTTGACGGAAAGAAATAGTCGTCCACAGCACTAA
- the polA gene encoding DNA polymerase I codes for MTKKNKLLLIDGSSIAFRAFYAIPGSLDRFMNKNGLHTNALFSFHRMLDNEMKKEQPTHVLVAFDAGKTTFRNAFYDAYKDGRQKTPGEFKEQMPYLRDLLEGFGIPHYELDNYEADDIIGTLATVVDPNEFDVVVVSGDRDLTQLAKENVRVDITIKGVSEIEENTPAYLMEKYGIEPHQIIDMKGLAGDSSDNIPGVTNIGEKTALKLLHEFGSVEGVYENIDGMKPSKRKENLINDKEQALLSKKLATIEVDAPLEIKVDELLYTGKDVGKLIEFYKEMDFKSFLKDLDTTEYDEENKIEKAEIIFEFVTELKADMFGPIGGLYVEMLTDNYHTAEIVGLSWSNGEKIYVAEPDVALASPIFQEWAKDPENKKQVFDAKRTVVALQRYDTTLEGVDFDVLLASYILNTNDNSKDLAEVAMEHDYYEVAADESIYGKGAKLAIPEDASVLNEHLARKIKAIEVLSIKLKQELIDSEQTALFYEMELPLSMVLAEMEMTGIKVNANRLLEMKAEFAIRLTDIENRIYEEAGETFNINSPKQLGVILFEKMQLPVIKKTKTGYSTAVDVLEQLRPQAPIVDDILHYRQIAKIQSTYVEGLLKVINGNTGKVHTRYVQTLTQTGRLSSVDPNLQNIPIRLEEGRKIRQAFVPSHEGWKIFASDYSQIELRVLADISNDQHLKEAFLEGQDIHSSTAMRVFGIEKAEDVTGNMRRQAKAVNFGIVYGISDYGLSQNLGITRKEAQTFIDTYFEKYPGVKQYMSDIVREAKDKGYVETLFHRRRFLKDINSRNFNLRSFAERTAMNTPIQGSAADIIKVAMIQMDRRLKAENLKTKMLLQVHDELIFEAPEEEIAILEKLVPEVMESAVKLNVPLKVDSSYGDSWYDAK; via the coding sequence ATGACAAAAAAAAATAAATTACTATTAATTGATGGTAGTAGTATTGCGTTTCGAGCGTTTTATGCAATTCCAGGTTCATTAGATCGTTTTATGAATAAAAATGGTTTACACACAAATGCGCTGTTTAGTTTTCATCGTATGTTAGACAATGAAATGAAAAAAGAGCAACCTACTCATGTTCTAGTTGCTTTTGATGCTGGGAAAACAACTTTTCGTAATGCTTTTTACGATGCCTATAAAGATGGTCGCCAAAAAACGCCAGGTGAATTTAAAGAACAAATGCCTTATTTGCGTGACTTGTTAGAAGGTTTTGGGATTCCTCATTATGAGTTAGATAATTATGAAGCGGATGATATTATTGGGACATTAGCTACTGTTGTTGATCCAAATGAATTTGATGTTGTTGTAGTTTCAGGTGACCGAGATTTAACTCAGTTAGCGAAAGAAAATGTGCGAGTAGATATTACAATTAAAGGTGTTAGTGAAATTGAAGAGAATACACCTGCCTATCTAATGGAAAAATATGGCATTGAACCTCATCAAATTATTGACATGAAAGGTTTAGCTGGAGATTCTTCTGATAATATTCCAGGAGTAACAAATATTGGAGAAAAAACAGCTTTAAAACTGTTACATGAATTTGGTTCTGTTGAAGGTGTTTATGAAAATATAGATGGCATGAAGCCAAGTAAACGTAAAGAAAATCTGATTAACGATAAAGAACAAGCTTTGTTAAGTAAAAAATTAGCAACGATTGAGGTCGATGCTCCACTTGAAATAAAAGTAGATGAATTGCTTTACACTGGCAAAGATGTTGGTAAGCTAATAGAGTTTTATAAAGAAATGGATTTCAAGTCATTCCTAAAAGATTTGGATACAACAGAGTATGATGAAGAAAATAAAATTGAAAAAGCCGAAATTATTTTTGAATTTGTTACAGAATTAAAAGCGGATATGTTTGGGCCAATCGGCGGATTATATGTCGAAATGCTAACGGATAATTATCACACTGCGGAGATTGTTGGTTTAAGTTGGAGTAATGGTGAGAAGATTTATGTTGCAGAACCTGACGTAGCTTTGGCATCTCCTATTTTTCAAGAGTGGGCCAAAGATCCAGAAAATAAAAAACAAGTTTTTGATGCAAAACGTACAGTTGTGGCTTTACAACGTTACGATACAACCTTAGAAGGGGTTGATTTTGACGTCCTACTAGCATCTTACATTCTAAATACAAATGATAATAGTAAAGATTTAGCCGAAGTAGCTATGGAACATGATTATTATGAAGTTGCTGCAGATGAAAGCATTTATGGAAAAGGGGCTAAGCTTGCCATACCAGAAGATGCTTCTGTTTTGAATGAACATCTTGCTCGAAAAATTAAAGCAATAGAAGTCTTAAGTATCAAATTAAAGCAAGAGTTGATTGATAGCGAACAAACAGCTTTATTTTATGAGATGGAATTGCCTTTATCCATGGTGTTAGCTGAAATGGAAATGACTGGAATTAAAGTCAATGCGAATCGTTTACTAGAAATGAAAGCTGAGTTTGCCATTCGTTTAACAGATATTGAAAATCGCATTTACGAAGAAGCTGGAGAAACATTTAATATTAATTCTCCTAAGCAATTAGGTGTGATTTTATTTGAAAAAATGCAGTTACCAGTTATTAAGAAAACAAAAACGGGTTATTCAACGGCTGTTGATGTTTTAGAACAACTGCGCCCACAAGCACCGATTGTAGATGATATTTTACATTATCGTCAAATTGCTAAAATCCAATCAACCTATGTTGAAGGATTATTAAAAGTTATTAACGGGAATACAGGAAAAGTTCATACTAGATATGTTCAAACGTTAACTCAAACGGGCCGTCTAAGCTCTGTTGATCCTAATTTACAAAATATCCCGATTCGCTTAGAAGAAGGTCGCAAAATTCGTCAAGCTTTTGTACCAAGTCATGAGGGCTGGAAGATCTTTGCTAGTGATTATTCACAAATTGAATTGCGTGTTTTAGCGGATATTTCAAATGATCAGCATTTGAAAGAAGCCTTTTTAGAAGGTCAGGATATTCACTCAAGTACAGCAATGCGTGTTTTTGGCATTGAAAAAGCTGAAGATGTAACTGGGAATATGCGCCGTCAAGCAAAAGCCGTGAACTTTGGAATTGTCTATGGTATCAGTGATTATGGTTTATCGCAAAATCTTGGAATAACCAGAAAAGAAGCACAAACCTTCATAGATACTTATTTTGAAAAGTATCCTGGAGTAAAACAATATATGAGTGATATCGTTCGAGAAGCTAAGGATAAAGGCTATGTAGAAACTTTATTCCATCGCCGTCGTTTCTTAAAAGATATTAATTCACGCAACTTTAATCTACGCTCATTTGCTGAAAGAACAGCGATGAATACACCGATTCAAGGTAGTGCTGCCGATATTATTAAAGTTGCCATGATTCAAATGGATCGTCGCTTAAAAGCCGAGAATTTAAAAACAAAGATGTTGCTACAAGTACATGATGAATTGATTTTTGAGGCACCTGAGGAAGAAATTGCTATTTTAGAAAAATTAGTTCCTGAGGTTATGGAATCAGCAGTTAAATTAAATGTACCTTTAAAAGTCGATAGCAGCTATGGTGATAGTTGGTACGATGCAAAATAA
- a CDS encoding GNAT family N-acetyltransferase — translation METYRLKIRPYQMTDLESAVTIFSDTEMMTYYPAPFSKQKTMEWLEWSIEHYQRNGMGLWAVCLKETGQLIGDCGIVQQVIDGEQKYELGYHIAREYWRKGYGSEATEFMLDYGKSTLGLQELVSIIDPMNTASLKLAEKNHFHKLKNTVIFDKEHVIYQKFL, via the coding sequence ATGGAAACGTATCGTTTAAAAATTAGACCCTATCAAATGACTGACTTGGAATCCGCCGTTACAATTTTTTCTGATACTGAAATGATGACGTATTACCCAGCCCCTTTTTCGAAACAAAAAACAATGGAATGGCTTGAGTGGTCAATAGAGCACTATCAGAGAAATGGAATGGGGCTTTGGGCGGTCTGTTTAAAAGAAACAGGTCAATTGATTGGCGATTGTGGAATAGTTCAGCAAGTGATTGATGGAGAGCAAAAGTATGAGCTAGGCTATCACATTGCGAGAGAATATTGGCGCAAAGGATATGGCAGCGAAGCGACGGAGTTTATGCTAGACTATGGAAAATCGACGTTAGGTTTACAGGAGTTAGTCAGCATTATTGATCCAATGAATACCGCTTCTCTTAAATTAGCTGAAAAAAATCACTTTCATAAATTGAAAAATACAGTTATTTTTGATAAAGAGCATGTGATTTATCAAAAGTTTTTATAA
- a CDS encoding MaoC/PaaZ C-terminal domain-containing protein — protein sequence MIGKPRKIGKLISEISEGDNLSVTENIEDKDILLYLGLTNDANPLFIQHDYASQTAYEKPLVPTVMLIGIMTSAISKHLPGPGSLVVNVSVNLLNPVFHYETITFDFEVIRVDLMKEVITITVDGKNMKDERVIDAVFMVEPPRLLGLPEEIEEQNEVEETTK from the coding sequence ATGATCGGAAAACCAAGAAAAATTGGAAAATTAATTAGTGAAATTTCTGAAGGTGACAATTTGAGTGTTACTGAAAATATTGAAGATAAAGATATCTTGCTTTATTTAGGCTTAACAAATGATGCCAATCCACTATTTATTCAACATGACTATGCAAGTCAAACAGCTTATGAAAAGCCATTAGTACCAACGGTTATGCTGATAGGGATTATGACAAGTGCGATTTCGAAGCATTTACCAGGTCCAGGTTCTTTAGTCGTCAATGTCTCTGTCAATTTATTAAATCCCGTTTTTCATTATGAAACAATTACGTTTGATTTTGAAGTCATTCGTGTTGATTTGATGAAAGAAGTTATTACAATCACAGTGGATGGGAAAAATATGAAGGATGAACGCGTAATAGATGCTGTCTTTATGGTTGAACCACCACGTTTGCTTGGTTTACCAGAAGAAATTGAGGAACAAAATGAAGTTGAAGAGACTACTAAATAA
- the murC gene encoding UDP-N-acetylmuramate--L-alanine ligase, with amino-acid sequence MNKQTTYHFVGIKGSGMSALALVLHDKGFKVQGSDVDNYYFTQKGIEDAKITILPFSKENIHDGLTIIAGNAFPDTHEEIKAALDMGIPVIRYHKFIGDFLNDYTSVAITGSHGKTSTTGLLAHVLSSIEPTSYIIGDGTGHGVPDAEFFVLEACEYRRHFLAYSPDYAIMTNIDFDHPDYFTGIEDVFSAFQTMANQVKKAIIACGEDEELKKLKADVPVLYYGFSDDHNYQAKNIVRTTKGSGFDVYVEKEFFGHFEIPTYGAHNVLNALAVIAVCQLEGISAELIAKNLTTFQGVKRRFSEKSMADMIIIDDYAHHPQEIRATLDAARQKYPDKELIAVFQPHTFTRTIALLSDFAAALNLADRVYLCDIFGSAREEQGNVTIQDLADKITNGALVLQEENMSPLLDHHDAVVIFMGAGDVQKFEYAYETILSRTILQNN; translated from the coding sequence ATGAATAAACAAACAACGTATCATTTTGTCGGAATTAAAGGATCAGGTATGAGCGCACTAGCATTAGTTTTACATGACAAAGGATTTAAAGTCCAAGGGTCAGATGTAGATAATTACTATTTCACTCAAAAAGGAATAGAAGATGCGAAGATTACTATTTTACCTTTTTCAAAAGAAAACATTCACGATGGCTTAACAATCATAGCTGGAAATGCCTTTCCAGATACTCATGAAGAAATTAAAGCAGCACTAGATATGGGAATACCAGTTATTCGTTACCATAAGTTTATTGGAGATTTTTTAAATGACTATACAAGCGTTGCAATTACAGGTTCTCATGGTAAAACAAGTACAACAGGATTGCTTGCTCATGTTTTAAGTTCTATCGAGCCGACAAGTTACATCATTGGAGATGGTACAGGGCATGGAGTTCCTGATGCTGAATTTTTTGTTTTAGAAGCTTGCGAATACCGTCGTCATTTTTTAGCCTATTCACCAGACTATGCTATTATGACAAATATTGACTTTGATCATCCTGACTATTTCACTGGTATAGAAGATGTTTTTTCTGCGTTCCAAACAATGGCAAATCAAGTTAAAAAAGCTATTATTGCCTGTGGTGAAGATGAGGAATTAAAAAAATTAAAAGCAGATGTACCCGTTCTTTACTACGGTTTTTCTGATGATCATAATTACCAAGCAAAAAATATTGTTCGAACCACTAAAGGTTCTGGTTTTGATGTCTATGTAGAAAAAGAATTCTTTGGGCATTTCGAAATTCCAACATATGGCGCGCATAATGTTTTAAACGCCTTAGCTGTTATTGCTGTGTGTCAATTAGAAGGTATTTCAGCTGAATTAATCGCCAAGAACCTAACTACTTTCCAAGGGGTAAAACGTCGTTTTAGTGAAAAATCAATGGCAGATATGATTATTATTGATGATTATGCACATCATCCTCAAGAAATTCGTGCTACTTTAGATGCTGCACGTCAAAAATATCCAGATAAAGAGTTGATTGCTGTTTTTCAACCCCATACATTTACACGGACAATTGCTTTGCTAAGTGATTTTGCAGCAGCATTAAATTTAGCTGATCGTGTTTATTTATGTGATATTTTCGGTTCTGCTAGAGAAGAGCAAGGAAATGTAACGATTCAAGATTTAGCAGATAAAATTACCAATGGTGCATTAGTTTTACAAGAAGAAAATATGTCGCCATTATTAGATCATCATGATGCAGTTGTGATTTTCATGGGGGCAGGCGATGTTCAAAAATTTGAATATGCTTATGAAACTATTTTAAGTCGTACAATTTTACAAAATAATTAA
- a CDS encoding DNA translocase FtsK — MSNYDGPSYQNGRNTPKKFKFPFYSDTDKVSQKEKNETLNETKKIKDKPVKRSREGHYSAPEAVFSEFLTRNDAYSRMETKAAEKKEQREFEERKKRIEQRILDKENIRKSIEKTPTALTDSRSSTPFKVQKVPSPVYGFKQEKKVDSSGIDYQKMEKALKKEFDTFILLATEAEVQENEFEKQDNTALLTFDTEGDLVEEESIELIETDSKELDEVLINEAILEEIVDEEIKLPEEELVEVSSEEKEDKHSKRLQRSLQGMIEEEQDIHLNRGTNVARYFGEAAENLPEETNDEIEETVVEPIEVDESDSDLEIQAALSRFNYLSQQLQEVSTPMHDEGSETLDEEEPPHDEEYLKSLEISEEASNSGWDAEEIEEEFIIEPQLNEVELSEEESLPNSEEEPISEEQASEVSEIPQAINPTKIELPSMNSISEKEEQDLRQYHLPPLNLLNPPVEFENSSVDDWVLEQAELLNETLDAFGVDAQVIGWTIGPAVTQFELQLGRGVKVNKITNLSDDLKLALAAKDIRIEAPIPGKSSVGVEIPNCNSRPVMLSEVMNSQAFKESKSPLTVALGVNLAGEAMVTTIEKMPHGLIAGATGSGKSVFINSLLISILYKAKPSEVKLILIDPKAVELAPYNDIPHLLSPVISEPKAAAEALKWAVDEMEERYQKLAAAGVRNIERFNEKAEETGEFGLKIPYIVIIIDELADLMMVASSEVQDYIARITQKARAAGIHLLVATQRPSVDVITGTIKNNIPTRVAFMVSSQIDSRTILDIGGAEKLLGRGDMLFMENGSGRPIRIQGTYVENEIDTIVKHVKEQRGPNYLFEPETLLAKLELVEGQDELFETILAFIANEETVSVSLLQRKFKIGFNRASNLIEALESQNLISGNKGSKPRDVFLTQAEYEKNYL, encoded by the coding sequence ATGTCAAATTATGATGGACCAAGCTATCAAAATGGACGCAATACTCCAAAAAAATTTAAGTTTCCTTTCTACTCTGATACGGATAAAGTTTCCCAGAAAGAAAAAAATGAGACGTTAAATGAAACCAAAAAAATAAAAGATAAACCAGTAAAACGTTCAAGAGAAGGTCATTATTCAGCACCAGAAGCCGTTTTTTCAGAGTTTCTAACTAGAAATGATGCCTACAGTAGAATGGAAACAAAAGCTGCTGAGAAAAAAGAACAAAGAGAATTTGAAGAACGAAAAAAAAGAATTGAACAGCGTATTCTTGATAAAGAAAATATCCGGAAATCAATTGAAAAGACACCGACTGCTTTAACTGATAGTCGCAGTTCAACACCTTTTAAAGTTCAAAAAGTACCTTCACCGGTTTATGGCTTTAAGCAAGAAAAAAAAGTTGATTCTTCAGGCATTGATTATCAAAAGATGGAAAAAGCGTTAAAAAAAGAATTTGATACCTTTATTTTATTGGCAACTGAAGCAGAAGTTCAGGAGAATGAATTTGAAAAACAAGACAATACAGCATTATTAACCTTTGATACAGAAGGGGATTTAGTCGAAGAAGAAAGCATCGAACTAATAGAGACTGATTCGAAAGAGTTGGATGAAGTACTTATCAATGAAGCTATCTTAGAGGAAATTGTTGATGAAGAGATCAAACTACCTGAGGAAGAGCTTGTTGAAGTAAGTTCAGAGGAAAAAGAGGATAAACACAGCAAACGATTGCAACGTTCTTTACAAGGCATGATTGAGGAAGAACAAGATATCCACTTAAACAGAGGAACCAACGTTGCGCGTTACTTTGGCGAGGCTGCAGAAAATTTACCAGAGGAAACTAATGATGAAATAGAAGAGACTGTTGTTGAGCCGATTGAAGTAGACGAATCAGACTCTGATTTAGAAATTCAAGCAGCGTTAAGTCGTTTTAATTATTTAAGCCAACAGCTACAAGAAGTTTCAACACCAATGCATGATGAAGGTTCAGAGACTTTAGATGAAGAAGAGCCTCCTCATGATGAAGAGTATTTGAAGAGTTTAGAAATAAGCGAAGAGGCATCAAATTCTGGCTGGGATGCTGAGGAAATTGAAGAAGAGTTTATAATAGAGCCTCAACTGAATGAAGTAGAACTCAGTGAAGAAGAGTCTCTACCAAATAGTGAAGAAGAGCCTATTTCAGAAGAACAAGCTAGTGAGGTATCTGAAATACCCCAAGCTATTAACCCAACAAAAATAGAATTACCAAGTATGAACTCTATTTCTGAAAAAGAAGAGCAAGACTTAAGACAATACCATTTACCACCTTTAAATCTATTGAATCCACCTGTTGAGTTTGAAAATAGCAGTGTTGATGACTGGGTTTTAGAGCAAGCTGAATTGTTAAATGAAACATTAGATGCCTTTGGTGTTGATGCACAAGTTATTGGATGGACAATTGGACCAGCTGTTACTCAATTTGAGTTACAGTTAGGCAGAGGAGTAAAGGTTAATAAAATCACAAATTTATCAGATGATTTGAAGTTGGCTTTAGCGGCGAAAGATATTCGTATTGAAGCGCCTATCCCTGGTAAAAGTTCAGTTGGAGTTGAAATTCCTAATTGTAATTCAAGACCTGTGATGCTTTCAGAAGTTATGAACAGTCAAGCTTTTAAAGAAAGTAAATCCCCATTAACAGTTGCTTTAGGTGTTAATTTGGCTGGAGAAGCGATGGTCACGACGATTGAGAAAATGCCTCATGGATTAATAGCAGGTGCAACGGGTTCTGGGAAAAGTGTCTTTATTAATTCACTCCTAATTAGTATTCTTTATAAAGCCAAACCTAGCGAAGTAAAATTAATTTTAATTGATCCAAAAGCAGTTGAATTGGCTCCATATAATGATATTCCGCATTTGCTATCCCCAGTTATATCAGAACCGAAAGCTGCGGCTGAAGCGTTGAAGTGGGCAGTAGATGAAATGGAAGAACGGTATCAAAAATTAGCGGCAGCAGGTGTCCGTAATATTGAGCGATTTAATGAAAAAGCCGAAGAAACAGGCGAATTTGGTTTGAAAATTCCTTATATTGTGATTATTATTGACGAGTTAGCTGATTTAATGATGGTAGCCAGTAGTGAAGTTCAAGATTATATTGCAAGAATTACTCAAAAGGCGCGAGCCGCTGGAATTCACTTGTTAGTAGCAACACAACGTCCAAGTGTCGATGTTATTACAGGAACAATAAAAAATAATATTCCAACGCGAGTTGCCTTTATGGTTTCAAGTCAAATTGACTCCCGTACAATTTTAGATATTGGCGGTGCTGAAAAGTTACTTGGAAGAGGCGATATGCTCTTTATGGAAAACGGCTCTGGCAGACCTATCCGTATCCAGGGAACCTATGTAGAAAATGAAATCGACACAATAGTGAAACATGTAAAAGAGCAACGTGGCCCTAATTATTTATTCGAGCCAGAAACACTACTAGCGAAATTAGAGCTAGTTGAGGGACAAGATGAACTATTCGAAACAATTTTAGCTTTTATTGCGAACGAAGAAACTGTTTCAGTCTCATTATTGCAACGTAAATTTAAGATTGGCTTTAATCGAGCTTCAAACTTAATAGAAGCTTTAGAATCACAAAATTTAATTTCAGGAAATAAAGGTTCTAAGCCTAGAGATGTTTTTCTAACTCAAGCAGAGTATGAAAAAAATTATTTATAA
- the ytpR gene encoding YtpR family tRNA-binding protein: MISCYNKEGIGDTLIIMTGNSTFAEQKFESKGSVTRIFKSETNETVGFNFFNVSDILSVTGNGQVNLTSKEVSLLNEKLKEVGFADVLEADETPKFVVGLVKECVPHPDSDHLSITQTEIDNGEIVQIVCGAPNIDKGQKVVVAKVGAMMPNGLLIWDGELRGEPSHGMICSGKELNLPDAPLEKGILVLPASAVVGEAFPVGA; encoded by the coding sequence ATGATTAGTTGCTACAATAAAGAAGGTATTGGTGATACATTAATTATTATGACTGGTAACAGTACATTTGCTGAACAAAAATTTGAAAGTAAAGGATCTGTTACGCGCATTTTTAAAAGTGAAACCAATGAAACAGTAGGCTTTAATTTTTTTAATGTATCAGACATTTTAAGTGTTACAGGGAACGGTCAAGTAAATCTAACGTCTAAAGAAGTTAGTCTTTTAAATGAAAAATTGAAAGAAGTTGGATTTGCAGATGTATTAGAAGCAGATGAAACGCCTAAATTTGTAGTTGGATTGGTTAAAGAATGCGTACCACATCCAGATTCAGATCATTTATCTATTACGCAAACTGAAATTGATAATGGCGAGATTGTTCAAATCGTATGTGGAGCACCTAACATTGATAAGGGACAAAAGGTAGTCGTAGCAAAAGTTGGTGCTATGATGCCAAATGGATTGTTGATTTGGGATGGAGAGTTACGTGGCGAACCTAGTCATGGTATGATTTGTTCTGGAAAAGAATTAAACTTACCGGACGCACCGCTTGAAAAAGGCATTTTAGTTTTACCAGCATCAGCTGTTGTTGGTGAAGCTTTTCCAGTTGGAGCCTAA
- a CDS encoding universal stress protein — MTLGIQQYKHIMVAVDGSDESISALNKAIETAKRNDADLLIVHVVDNRAYTMGVASFDIEASEEETNVMNIALETYQKQAVDQGVKKVMTELVSGSPKELLAKTLPADYQIDLILCGQSGMNRMERLMMGSVSQYIIRFAPCDVLIIRSQESDIKND, encoded by the coding sequence ATGACTTTAGGAATACAACAATATAAACACATAATGGTAGCAGTTGATGGTAGTGACGAATCGATTAGTGCGCTAAATAAAGCGATAGAAACAGCTAAAAGAAATGATGCAGATTTATTAATTGTTCATGTTGTTGATAATAGGGCGTATACAATGGGGGTTGCTAGTTTCGATATTGAGGCTAGTGAAGAAGAAACGAACGTCATGAATATTGCCTTAGAAACATATCAAAAACAAGCTGTTGATCAAGGTGTTAAAAAAGTGATGACAGAATTGGTCAGTGGTTCACCTAAAGAATTATTAGCTAAAACTTTGCCAGCAGACTATCAAATCGATTTGATTTTATGTGGTCAAAGTGGTATGAATAGAATGGAACGATTAATGATGGGAAGCGTGAGCCAATATATTATTCGCTTTGCCCCTTGCGATGTATTAATCATTCGCAGTCAAGAATCAGATATAAAAAATGACTAA
- a CDS encoding thioredoxin family protein, whose translation MRELKSIEEFQVEKNKGKTIFFFTADWCGDCVYIKPVMPEIEAAHPDFTFIQVDRDEFIDLCGELSIMGIPSFVAFENGKETGRFVNKDRKTQAEIESFIKNLA comes from the coding sequence ATGAGAGAATTAAAATCAATTGAAGAGTTTCAAGTAGAGAAAAATAAAGGGAAAACTATTTTTTTCTTTACAGCAGACTGGTGTGGAGATTGTGTTTATATTAAACCAGTTATGCCAGAAATTGAAGCAGCGCATCCAGATTTTACCTTTATTCAAGTTGATCGCGACGAATTTATTGACTTATGTGGTGAACTTTCAATTATGGGAATTCCGAGTTTTGTCGCTTTTGAAAATGGCAAAGAAACCGGTCGTTTTGTAAATAAAGATCGCAAAACACAAGCAGAGATAGAGTCGTTTATTAAAAATCTTGCGTAA